The following coding sequences are from one Diabrotica virgifera virgifera chromosome 2, PGI_DIABVI_V3a window:
- the LOC126880658 gene encoding uncharacterized protein LOC126880658, whose product MDNKEKHRKVLRTTFSKAAKELEDLLKDQKGEVRQIKISLDLLRQKMDDLRRIDEEIYDLLLNEDASEQDLLKEIEDSDSYIRKFADLSIQFEERVQPRIAASVEDGVASGTTGKSTGSLQGKRKFKLPMLEFKKYDGNIKSWLPFWSQFQKIHHDSDIDLSDKVEYLIQATVPGSRARQLVDSFPATGDNYTKIIDCLISRFGRDDLQIEVYVRELLKLVINNTSSGNKLDISLLYDRLETQLRALETLGIKSDKYAAMLFPLVESCLPADLLRIWQRFPEDVGSQTSINSAGISTIENRLKSLMQFLKNEVDNEQHVSLAIEGFGVSGTKSGNSKRNGPKKRMPEEEEPQFPSAMGLVNSHSTNHRCVFCENAHESSQCFKAQKLTYDQRVNILTEKGACFRCLKIGHQSRRCRGQLSCLLCHKPHVPLMCREFSMGKAKKEEENKIENDGQAVPKINQSLANSATTNVFLQTLRVKMNHLGKTRVVRALIDTGSQKTYILRSTARLLDYPCKRQINLVHGLFGGSELAQKHDCYDVNLSYNNYSCTFEALDQPVICSDISSVFNGPWMEELKKLNIEITDSGDTSPIEVLIGADIAGKLYTGRRHILGCGLVAVETLLGWTLMGKIPLDQQDNRTATTVSLFISNASISQLWELDALGINDPAERKTREETALAAKQLFFETVATDSTGRYETRLPWLEGHPALPSNYQMAKKRLDTTLKKINKDGYLEAYGQIFKEWLDENIIEEVFEDQPNRGHYLPHRPVIKPNSASTKIRPVFDASAKEKDKPSLNQCLEKGVNLIELIPAILLRFRRQEIGVISDIRKAFLQIGIHKADRDFLRFLWIDDAGKEKVYRHCRVVFGISSSPFLLGASLEHHFSLMLRRCASKLLNVSEDTILKLSHSFYVDNCVTSVANEQELRIFVEESNIIMAEDFLYKKLH is encoded by the exons ATGGATAACAAGGAAAAGCATCGCAAAGTGCTTCGTACCACTTTCAGCAAAGCAGCAAAAGAGTTAGAGGACCTATTAAAAGACCAAAAAGGTGAGGTACGACAGATCAAAATATCCTTAGATCTATTACGACAGAAAATGGATGATCTAAGGAGAATAGATGAAGAAATTTATGATCTCCTGTTAAACGAGGATGCCAGTGAACAAGACCTGTTGAAGGAAATAGAAGACAGTGACAGCTACATCAGAAAGTTTGCGGACCTGAGTATACAGTTCGAGGAACGGGTTCAACCAAGGATAGCTGCGTCCGTGGAGGATGGGGTGGCCTCTGGGACAACTGGTAAGAGCACAGGGAGCCTACAAGGTAAGCGTAAATTCAAATTACCTATGCTAGAATTCAAGAAGTACGATGGGAACATTAAAAGCTGGTTGCCCTTTTGGTCACAATTTCAAAAAATACATCATGATTCAGACATAGACTTAAGCGATAAAGTCGAGTATTTAATTCAAGCTACTGTACCGGGCAGTAGGGCAAGGCAACTAGTTGATAGTTTTCCCGCGACTGGAGATAATTACACTAAGATTATAGACTGTCTAATTTCGCGTTTTGGCCGCGACGATTTGCAGATCGAGGTATATGTTCGGGAATTGCTCAAATTGGTAATAAATAATACTTCGTCTGGCAATAAATTAGACATTTCTTTATTGTATGATAGGTTAGAGACTCAGTTAAGGGCTTTGGAGACACTAGGTATTAAATCGGATAAATACGCGGCTATGTTATTTCCTTTGGTCGAATCGTGTCTACCCGCGGATTTATTAAGGATATGGCAAAGATTTCCGGAAGATGTTGGGTCACAAACGTCTATTAATAGTGCCGGTATTTCCACCATAGAAAATCGACTCAAAAGCTTAATGCAATTCTTGAAAAATGAAGTCGACAATGAACAGCATGTTTCTTTAGCGATCGAAGGCTTTGGCGTATCAGGTACTAAGTCTGGGAATTCTAAACGTAATGGTCCGAAAAAGAGGATGCCTGAAGAGGAAGAACCCCAGTTTCCTTCGGCGATGGGTTTGGTGAATTCCCATAGTACAAATCATAGATGTGTATTTTGCGAAAATGCACACGAAAGCAGTCAATGCTTCAAGGCTCAGAAGTTGACTTACGACCAAAGAGTGAATATTTTGACAGAGAAAGGTGCTTGCTTCCGCTGTTTGAAAATTGGACACCAATCTCGAAGATGCCGTGGTCAATTAAGTTGCTTACTTTGTCATAAACCACATGTGCCCCTAATGTGCAGAGAATTTTCGATGGGCAAGGCAAAAAAGGAAGAGGAAAATAAGATAGAGAATGATGGTCAAGCTGTGCCGAAAATAAATCAGTCCTTGGCCAATAGTGCTACTACTAATGTTTTTTTGCAAACTTTGCGCGTCAAAATGAACCACTTAGGCAAGACGCGAGTTGTACGCGCCTTAATAGATACCGGATCTCAAAAGACGTATATTCTGAGGTCCACTGCTAGATTATTAGATTATCCATGTAAACGACAGATTAACCTTGTACATGGATTATTTGGAGGTAGCGAACTAGCACAAAAACATGATTGTTATGACGTTAACTTGAGTTATAATAACTACAGTTGCACATTTGAAGCACTAGATCAGCCCGTAATTTGTAGCGATATTTCTTCCGTATTTAATGGTCCCTGGATGGAAGAACTGAAGAAGCTGAATATAGAGATAACAGATTCCGGTGATACATCTCCTATAGAGGTTTTAATAGGTGCAGATATTGCAGGAAAACTCTATACCGGAAGAAGACATATTTTAGGATGTGGACTGGTAGCTGTAGAAACCTTATTGGGCTGGACTTTGATGGGAAAGATACCTTTAGATCAACAGGACAATCGCACCGCGACAACGGTTTCACTTTTTATTAGCAACGCGTCGATTAGTCAACTGTGGGAGTTAGATGCTTTGGGTATCAATGATCCGGCTGAAAGGAAGACAAGGGAAGAAACAGCGCTAGCAGCAAAGCAACTTTTCTTTGAGACTGTTGCAACAGATTCCACAGGACGATATGAAACCAGACTGCCATGGTTAGAAGGACATCCGGCATTACCAAGTAACTACCAGATGGCTAAGAAACGGCTGGATACCACGTTGAAGAAGATAAACAAAGATGGATATCTTGAAGCCTACGGCCAAATATTTAAAGAATGGCTGGATGAAAATATAATTGAGGAAGTGTTCGAGGACCAGCCGAACCGAGGTCATTATTTACCCCACAGGCCGGTAATTAAGCCTAATAGCGCGTCCACAAAAATCAGACCAGTTTTTGACGCTTCAGCGAAAGAAAAAGACAAACCTTCTTTAAACCAGTGCCTTGAAAAGGGGGTTAACTTGATTGAATTAATTCCTGCTATTTTATTAAGATTCAGACGACAAGAAATCGGTGTAATCTCAGATATTCGCAAAGCCTTTTTACAGATTGGGATACACAAAGCTGACAGAGATTTTCTTCGTTTTCTTTGGATAGATGATGCAGGGAAAGAAAAGGTGTACCGCCACTGTCGTGTGGTATTCGGGATTAGCAGTAGTCCGTTTTTATTAGGAGCTTCACTAGAACATCATTTTTCCTTGATGTTAAGAAGATGTGCGTCAAAACTGCTGAATGTTTCGGAAGACACTATTTTAAAATTGTCGCATAGTTTTTACGTTGACAATTGCGTTACTAGTGTTGCTAATGAACAGGAGCTGCGAATTTTTGTAGAAGAGTCGAATATAATAATGGCTGAAG attttttatataaaaaactacACTGA
- the LOC114326476 gene encoding 39S ribosomal protein L35, mitochondrial produces MFKQILYSAARVASISVKSNSQLLTQTVIRPSCIHPVITRSFTSILGNGPTIAPKLLFKTPSPSLVNTAKRTVTKFSFQQGKRKTVKTVLRRFYRLHWGGWIRTKCGRHKKLWRKSPPRKRRLRQHVFCNATQCTLLDKMVAPYWRKPKYYVNDPYEPFHSREEWKFTKLKPRPYFPPEEEAK; encoded by the exons atgtttaaacaaatattgTATTCAGCTGCACGAGTAGCTTCAATATCGGTAAAATCCAACTCACAATTATTAACTCAAACTGTAATAAGACCTAGTTGTATTCATCCAGTAATCACCAGAAGTTTTACTTCTATACTAGGCAATGGACCAACCATAGCTCCTAAACTGCTTTTCAAAACCCCGAGCCCATCATTGGTAAACACCGCTAAAAGGACAGTTACAAAATTTTCATTTCAGCAAGGCAAGAGAAAGACTGTGAAGACTGTATTACGAAGATTTTATAGGCTTCATTGGGGAGGTTGGATACGTACCAAATGTGGTCGTCACAAAAA attGTGGAGGAAAAGTCCCCCTAGAAAGCGCAGGCTGCGGCAACATGTTTTTTGCAATGCTACCCAATGTACTTTGCTGGATAAGATGGTTGCCCCGTACTGGAGAAAACCTAAGTACTATGTGAATGATCCTTATGAACCTTTTCATTCAAGAGAAGAGTGGAAGTTTACAAAACTTAAACCTAGACCATATTTTCCCCCTGAAGAAGAAgctaaataa